One segment of Anopheles stephensi strain Indian chromosome 3, UCI_ANSTEP_V1.0, whole genome shotgun sequence DNA contains the following:
- the LOC118509686 gene encoding uncharacterized protein LOC118509686, translating into MRNTMVKLLCLLGVGCFLLGVTLATETNKHQAQKHILTHQSLRSKRGLLSALFGTGEEQTTPPPAEVLPVYGDPAQPPLHMLYGHSTGLQGPYPPYPVMFLPGGPALGEQGPYLPMLAYGGVPSGSLQPVAGDNNHLPTVIGWPEPTAFAPLAPATEATVPSSQQTTTPKTSTSSAKKQNAPQPPPVDQSAAKSAYLLKLNLSPAEERELKRLAKLLGVTDFEHLPPFEDVMALLGTSTSSETIKAIKEYASTPDGLELIKDYVMSYQPAKRVSLGKEPYDGNNEVVPGTADSSAPSEAGASSVGSGFFAHLRRLKSLLTFGYFDAKDETPAETPLDVVTPEVPVEAPFTPNEFPGFEIRDGSSRPLPVAHYIIPVRTLPRHVSPAEFKYASALPFPYAVHYPSVPVPQLQDSNPFALRQEPDGFQLIGASDTTVPKESVPSDVTLPKRIAPPSLATGEVHSFERADLEQPVRTTTPAGQHELTLSTVTSTIVADHNDAPILTEGVAELANDTTDFILNVLDTEHTT; encoded by the coding sequence CTCCTCTGTCTGCTCGGTGTTGGATGTTTCCTGCTGGGCGTCACGCTGGCAACCGAAACTAATAAGCATCAGGCGCAGAAACACATCCTTACGCACCAATCGTTGAGGAGCAAGCGTGGCTTGTTGTCCGCTCTGTTCGGTACCGGTGAGGAGCAGACCACACCGCCACCGGCGGAAGTGTTGCCCGTGTACGGCGATCCTGCCCAGCCTCCACTGCACATGCTGTACGGCCACTCGACGGGGCTACAGGGACCTTATCCACCATATCCGGTGATGTTTCTTCCAGGCGGACCGGCACTCGGTGAGCAGGGTCCGTACCTTCCGATGCTAGCATACGGTGGTGTTCCTTCGGGCTCGCTACAACCGGTCGCAGGAGACAACAATCATCTTCCAACGGTTATCGGTTGGCCCGAACCGACAGCCTTCGCACCACTGGCCCCAGCAACGGAAGCAACGGTTCCGTCCAGTCAACAAACCACCACCCCTAAGACATCGACGTCAAGTGCTAAAAAACAGAACGCACCACAACCCCCGCCGGTCGATCAAAGTGCGGCAAAGTCGGCTTATTTACTGAAGCTGAACCTATCGCCGGCGGAGGAACGGGAGCTGAAGCGATTAGCCAAACTGCTCGGCGTTACCGATTTCGAGCACCTGCCACCGTTCGAAGATGTCATGGCGCTGCTGGGCACATCGACGTCCAGCGAAACAATCAAAGCGATCAAAGAGTACGCCTCGACTCCGGACGGGCTGGAGCTCATCAAAGATTATGTGATGAGTTATCAGCCGGCCAAGCGCGTTAGCCTCGGGAAGGAACCGTACGACGGCAACAACGAGGTCGTCCCGGGTACGGCCGATTCATCCGCTCCGTCAGAAGCTGGGGCCTCGTCCGTGGGCAGCGGGTTTTTCGCTCACTTGCGTCGTTTGAAATCTTTGCTTACATTCGGCTACTTTGATGCAAAGGATGAAACGCCCGCAGAAACGCCGCTGGACGTCGTAACACCTGAAGTCCCCGTTGAGGCACCGTTCACACCGAACGAGTTTCCTGGGTTTGAAATTCGAGACGGGTCCTCACGGCCACTTCCGGTAGCTCATTACATCATACCGGTACGAACCCTGCCACGCCATGTATCGCCGGCCGAGTTCAAATATGCTTCGGCCTTACCGTTTCCCTACGCCGTCCACTATCCTTCCGTACCCGTACCACAGCTGCAGGATTCGAATCCATTCGCCTTGCGCCAGGAACCGGATGGCTTTCAATTGATCGGGGCAAGCGATACAACGGTGCCCAAGGAATCGGTACCGTCGGATGTCACACTTCCTAAACGTATCGCACCTCCGTCGTTGGCGACCGGTGAGGTGCATTCGTTTGAGCGAGCGGATCTCGAACAACCGGTACGCACTACCACGCCGGCAGGCCAGCATGAGCTGACCCTGAGCACGGTTACTAGCACCATCGTAGCGGATCACAACGATGCACCGATCCTGACCGAGGGTGTTGCTGAGCTCGCGAACGATACAACCGATTTCATCCTGAACGTGCTTGATACTGAGCATACGACGTAG